A section of the Marinoscillum sp. 108 genome encodes:
- a CDS encoding agmatine/peptidylarginine deiminase, producing MRITLFITALLLLSCATHSNQPDSWTVTRQPAEYEAVDAVWLIWPPREHKNDESVQKVTLAVIEALIDDLNVIVTCGDKALCDEARKVLNSRFKESQNLTIQEIPSVEIWTRDMGPTFVETSDGRHAIADFNFNAWGYTDTLDTDTQTEELYDTRVANLLQLPVISSSMISEGGNREVNGLGTLMVTESVEQGRNPHLSKSQMEAEYSRLLGVEKVIWLKRGLQEDDHTFLGPLNTADGTKAYTVVTTNGHIDEFARFVNDSTILLAQVDSSEFDDPIAMENHRRLEENYQLLLQETDQDGNPFNIVRMPLPATVFDEMAPGDYVYDYIKTLDYRDGSIFPEGDTIAVVAAASYLNFLITNTVVIGQKYWREGMTDEIKRKDEQAKGVLESLFPDRKVVMLDARAVNLGGGGIHCFSMQQPRLKPKKSI from the coding sequence ATGAGAATAACCCTATTTATTACTGCCCTCCTACTCCTGTCTTGTGCCACCCACAGCAATCAACCCGACTCCTGGACAGTGACACGACAGCCTGCCGAATATGAAGCGGTGGATGCAGTCTGGCTGATCTGGCCACCAAGAGAGCATAAGAATGATGAATCTGTGCAAAAGGTCACTCTGGCGGTGATAGAAGCGCTCATCGATGACCTGAATGTTATTGTCACCTGTGGGGATAAAGCGCTTTGCGATGAAGCCCGGAAGGTGCTGAATTCAAGGTTTAAGGAAAGTCAAAACCTCACCATACAGGAAATCCCATCGGTGGAGATCTGGACCCGCGACATGGGCCCCACTTTCGTGGAAACAAGTGATGGCAGGCACGCCATTGCCGATTTCAATTTTAATGCCTGGGGGTATACCGATACACTCGATACAGACACTCAAACTGAAGAGCTGTATGACACCCGTGTGGCCAATCTCTTGCAACTACCCGTCATTTCCAGCTCCATGATCAGTGAAGGGGGCAATCGTGAGGTGAATGGGCTCGGCACCCTGATGGTGACGGAGAGCGTGGAGCAGGGACGAAACCCTCACCTCTCCAAATCACAAATGGAAGCTGAGTATAGTCGTTTGCTGGGTGTGGAGAAAGTCATTTGGTTAAAAAGAGGCCTGCAGGAAGATGATCACACGTTTCTGGGGCCCTTGAACACCGCAGACGGCACCAAAGCCTATACCGTAGTAACCACCAATGGGCACATTGATGAATTTGCCCGGTTTGTCAATGACTCTACCATCCTGCTGGCGCAAGTGGACAGCTCGGAATTTGATGACCCCATAGCCATGGAAAACCACAGGAGACTGGAGGAAAATTATCAGCTCCTGCTACAGGAAACTGATCAGGACGGGAATCCATTCAACATCGTGAGAATGCCACTGCCTGCGACAGTCTTTGATGAAATGGCCCCCGGGGATTACGTGTACGACTATATCAAAACCCTGGATTACCGGGATGGTAGCATCTTTCCTGAGGGGGACACCATCGCGGTGGTGGCTGCGGCCAGTTATTTGAATTTTCTGATCACCAATACCGTAGTGATCGGGCAAAAATATTGGCGTGAGGGAATGACCGATGAAATCAAGCGGAAAGACGAACAAGCCAAGGGTGTATTAGAGTCCCTTTTTCCGGATCGTAAGGTCGTCATGCTGGATGCGCGGGCCGTTAACCTCGGTGGAGGTGGTATACACTGCTTCTCCATGCAACAGCCCCGGCTCAAACCCAAAAAATCAATCTAA
- a CDS encoding outer membrane beta-barrel protein, with the protein MFSIRAIPRITLIHPTQNFNVFRYAGGLAGTKNEKESMKYLIFIAVNCIIFPLLAQEFSISGSIQSHEDQSTFPGATVVVQNPGDSSIIKGSITDYEGHFKISGLSAGTYLIKADFIGYQTLYQKVDLTRNLDMGTLALVEDTKVLEAVEVVGKPVAAMQKGDTTQFSARAYKTAPDASSQELIEKLPGISTQDGKLQANGEDIQVILVDGKPFFGGDVNAALQNLPADVVASIQIFDKKSDKAALSGFDDGAQQKAINIITKPSRRVGQFGKSTIGVGTGGTYQGGASVNFFNNDRRITVTGLSNNINTTNYSADPGSMGDNINANGLIKTNNLGINFSDHLGSKFELNGNYQFSREENEQTERKLRDYALASDSGQIYSEDRYSNRLNVAHRLGLKLEYKINENNVLLMRPHLSFRNEESINDFLGQTTSGSSPVNATDNTATASYQDYDYDNNLYYSRKFGKKGRSFTSRLHTGWHTNEDRSRRYAENQFFNESDSLGILDQRTTRSRTGISWEVQASYTEPLGEHSMMELEYEIGDRIDDSDKLTYDADESGDYNALDTALSNTFKSEYLRQKFEVGYQWQNEGLKLQVETEFQRSDMSNDQVFPTQTDLNKGFSSLLPSARLDYRLSEDKRIELSYRTSTRQPSIGDLQDVIDNSNALQLSAGNPDLNQTYNHKARARFWSSDPENGKSLYASVESSFSQNLITNSTFIAEEPLEVAEGVILEQGSQFTRPANVDGYYQFRSYMSYGNPLEVIKSNIRFNGGVNFTRKPGLVNDVLNFSDAHNYRLGVSLNTNISETFDVNISTRSSYNVAKNSLRPSLNNNYYNQTTRLKYRWVFLGGFVYRADLRHQLNTGLSEGYDNSSMLLNMSAGRKFLKNDLAEISVNVYDLLQQNNNARRNITELYIEDQQSTVLERYFMLTFTYNIRHFSAGTTREDFEDI; encoded by the coding sequence GTGTTTTCCATAAGGGCCATCCCGAGGATCACCCTTATACACCCCACCCAAAATTTTAATGTATTCAGGTATGCTGGCGGATTGGCTGGCACAAAAAATGAAAAGGAATCCATGAAATACCTCATTTTCATTGCGGTCAATTGCATTATTTTCCCACTCCTCGCGCAGGAATTTTCCATCAGTGGCAGCATTCAAAGCCACGAAGATCAGTCTACTTTTCCGGGTGCCACGGTGGTGGTCCAAAACCCCGGCGACTCATCCATCATCAAGGGGAGCATCACCGACTATGAGGGCCATTTCAAGATCAGCGGCTTAAGCGCAGGTACGTACCTGATCAAAGCGGACTTTATTGGCTATCAGACGCTGTACCAAAAGGTAGACCTGACCAGGAACCTGGACATGGGCACATTGGCACTGGTGGAGGATACCAAGGTGCTGGAGGCCGTTGAGGTGGTGGGCAAGCCCGTGGCAGCCATGCAGAAGGGTGATACCACGCAGTTTAGTGCCAGGGCCTACAAGACGGCCCCAGATGCTTCCAGTCAGGAACTGATAGAGAAACTACCCGGCATCAGCACGCAGGACGGAAAGCTGCAAGCCAATGGTGAGGACATCCAGGTGATTTTGGTGGATGGCAAGCCTTTTTTTGGAGGGGATGTGAATGCCGCTCTGCAAAACCTGCCTGCGGATGTGGTGGCCAGTATTCAGATTTTTGACAAAAAGAGTGACAAGGCGGCCCTCAGTGGTTTTGATGACGGTGCGCAGCAAAAGGCCATCAACATCATTACCAAGCCCAGTCGGAGGGTGGGTCAGTTTGGTAAATCCACCATCGGTGTGGGGACTGGCGGTACCTATCAGGGTGGGGCCAGTGTCAACTTTTTCAATAACGACCGGAGGATTACCGTTACCGGACTGAGCAACAACATCAACACGACCAATTACTCTGCAGACCCCGGTAGCATGGGGGATAACATCAATGCCAATGGGCTGATCAAAACCAATAACCTGGGCATTAACTTTAGTGATCACCTGGGTTCAAAATTTGAATTGAATGGAAACTATCAATTTTCGCGAGAGGAGAATGAACAAACTGAGCGCAAGCTGAGAGATTATGCCCTGGCCTCAGATTCCGGCCAGATTTACTCCGAAGATCGCTATTCCAACCGCCTGAATGTTGCACACAGGCTGGGTCTGAAGCTGGAGTATAAAATCAACGAGAACAATGTGTTGCTGATGCGTCCGCATCTTTCTTTCAGAAATGAGGAAAGTATCAATGATTTTCTAGGCCAAACCACTTCTGGTTCCAGTCCGGTGAATGCTACGGATAATACAGCCACGGCCAGCTATCAGGACTATGATTATGACAATAACCTCTACTATAGCCGGAAGTTTGGCAAAAAGGGACGCAGCTTCACCTCGCGACTACACACGGGGTGGCATACCAACGAGGATCGGTCCAGGCGCTATGCCGAAAACCAGTTTTTCAACGAAAGCGATAGCCTGGGGATACTTGATCAGCGAACCACTCGCTCCCGAACAGGCATTTCGTGGGAGGTGCAGGCCTCTTACACCGAGCCACTTGGTGAGCACAGCATGATGGAACTGGAGTATGAAATCGGGGATCGCATTGATGACTCGGATAAGCTCACCTATGATGCCGACGAATCGGGTGACTACAATGCGTTGGATACTGCGCTGAGCAATACCTTCAAGAGTGAATACCTCCGCCAGAAGTTTGAGGTGGGGTATCAGTGGCAAAATGAGGGGCTGAAACTGCAGGTAGAAACAGAGTTTCAGCGATCCGATATGTCAAACGATCAGGTATTTCCCACTCAGACGGACCTGAATAAGGGATTTAGCAGTCTGCTGCCATCGGCACGGCTGGACTACCGACTCTCCGAAGACAAGCGCATAGAGCTGAGTTATCGTACTTCCACCAGACAGCCTTCTATTGGGGATCTTCAGGATGTGATTGACAATTCCAATGCCCTGCAGCTCAGTGCAGGAAATCCCGACCTGAACCAGACTTACAACCATAAGGCAAGGGCCCGATTTTGGTCGAGCGATCCTGAAAATGGTAAGTCGCTATACGCCTCGGTGGAGTCTTCCTTTTCGCAAAACCTCATCACCAACTCTACCTTCATAGCCGAAGAGCCACTGGAGGTGGCCGAGGGTGTGATTCTGGAGCAGGGGTCACAGTTCACTCGACCTGCCAATGTGGATGGTTATTACCAGTTTAGGTCTTATATGAGCTATGGAAATCCCCTCGAGGTGATCAAGTCCAATATCCGATTCAATGGGGGTGTGAACTTTACCAGAAAGCCCGGGTTGGTCAACGATGTGTTGAATTTTTCGGATGCCCACAACTACCGCCTGGGGGTGTCGCTCAATACCAACATCAGCGAGACCTTTGATGTCAACATCTCCACCCGGTCCAGTTACAACGTGGCTAAAAATTCATTGCGGCCTTCGCTCAACAACAACTACTACAATCAAACGACCCGCTTAAAATACCGGTGGGTCTTCCTGGGCGGGTTTGTCTATCGGGCAGACCTTCGTCATCAGCTGAATACCGGCCTCTCGGAGGGCTATGACAACAGCTCCATGCTGCTCAATATGAGTGCCGGGCGCAAGTTCTTAAAGAATGATCTGGCTGAGATCAGTGTGAATGTCTACGACCTCCTGCAGCAGAACAACAACGCCCGTAGAAACATCACTGAGCTATACATCGAGGATCAGCAGTCCACAGTGCTGGAGCGCTACTTCATGCTCACGTTTACCTACAACATCCGCCACTTCAGTGCGGGTACCACCCGAGAGGATTTTGAGGATATATAG
- a CDS encoding outer membrane beta-barrel protein: protein MENLLDLVDKRTLTTVVVKQDVRFNLSIMTQKQLLLIILFSIASVRVLTAQSLNFVGRGNLSIGAEYQSIDYNGGDLFYSPGGGIGVELGLQLDIVKGFAIQSTLGYQLHLALQAESVNGVSNKSSFNFNRKFISLGVLKNFKLTDKTVNSLQVGTGASINFPGTLKRTENDNELGESSYHSNFGLYFELALRLKLSDKVYLDPAIRYRRLNFSAESYSNGPITDLPDYLQDLNSNGIELGITFVKKLKSSKR, encoded by the coding sequence ATGGAAAATCTGTTAGATTTGGTTGACAAGCGGACATTAACCACGGTGGTTGTTAAGCAGGATGTTAGATTTAATTTGAGTATAATGACACAAAAACAACTGTTATTAATCATACTTTTTTCGATAGCATCAGTGAGAGTTTTAACTGCTCAAAGCTTAAACTTTGTGGGAAGAGGTAACCTTTCAATTGGTGCAGAATACCAAAGCATCGATTATAATGGTGGAGACCTATTCTACAGTCCAGGGGGCGGAATTGGAGTTGAATTGGGCTTGCAGTTAGATATTGTAAAAGGTTTCGCTATTCAATCAACTTTAGGGTATCAACTTCATTTGGCACTACAAGCAGAATCAGTCAACGGAGTCTCTAACAAAAGCTCCTTTAATTTTAACAGGAAGTTTATCTCATTAGGTGTTCTAAAAAACTTTAAACTGACAGACAAGACTGTCAATAGTTTACAAGTTGGTACGGGGGCTAGCATCAATTTTCCTGGAACTCTGAAGAGAACCGAAAATGATAACGAACTAGGTGAGTCAAGTTATCATTCAAATTTCGGGCTTTATTTTGAACTCGCTTTGCGGTTAAAGCTTTCTGATAAGGTATACCTTGATCCAGCAATTAGATACAGAAGATTAAATTTTTCTGCTGAATCTTATTCGAATGGTCCAATTACAGATTTACCAGACTATCTGCAGGATTTGAATTCTAATGGTATTGAATTAGGCATCACCTTCGTTAAAAAACTAAAATCTAGCAAAAGATAA
- a CDS encoding DUF4304 domain-containing protein — MTNEEFKNLINQLLSPLGLKRRGNYWRTETEHLEKICNLQKCNFSNLYYFNYGFNFKNLKYDDVTTHIGSRLSQITAFDLEATMNDSTRRELLEQLISTELTPKLQLNTEADIIGHLSELTHPNAIPLKVKEYLQLND, encoded by the coding sequence ATGACTAACGAAGAATTCAAGAACCTTATTAACCAACTCCTTTCTCCTCTTGGCCTCAAGAGACGTGGTAACTATTGGCGAACGGAGACAGAACATCTGGAAAAGATCTGCAACCTTCAAAAGTGCAACTTTAGTAACTTGTACTACTTCAACTATGGATTCAATTTCAAGAATCTGAAATATGATGACGTAACAACGCACATCGGAAGTAGACTTTCACAGATAACAGCATTTGACCTGGAAGCAACCATGAACGACTCAACTCGAAGAGAATTGCTGGAACAGCTAATTTCCACCGAACTAACCCCAAAGTTGCAATTGAACACGGAAGCCGACATTATCGGACACCTTAGCGAGCTAACACACCCCAACGCCATCCCGCTTAAGGTGAAGGAATATCTGCAGCTGAACGACTAA
- a CDS encoding cupin domain-containing protein produces MNHKHNATEPLVLHAGEGRTYNCGRMTAVFKADENETDEKYSISEWWLEPNTDGPGAHLHEENDEVFYVLEGTVSVLIGQEWVQAKKGAFLRIPAKTLHDFKNQTEKRAGLLNFFIPGGFERNMPAIVSWFEENK; encoded by the coding sequence ATGAACCATAAGCACAACGCTACCGAACCGCTCGTTCTCCATGCCGGTGAAGGCAGAACCTATAACTGCGGGCGTATGACCGCCGTGTTCAAAGCCGACGAGAACGAAACCGATGAAAAATACAGCATTTCGGAGTGGTGGCTGGAGCCAAACACTGACGGGCCGGGTGCCCACCTGCATGAAGAAAATGATGAGGTGTTTTATGTTCTGGAGGGAACGGTCTCCGTATTGATCGGGCAGGAATGGGTGCAAGCCAAGAAAGGCGCATTTTTAAGAATCCCCGCAAAGACCCTTCACGATTTCAAAAACCAGACGGAAAAGCGAGCCGGACTGCTCAATTTTTTCATTCCCGGGGGCTTTGAGCGAAACATGCCCGCTATCGTCAGCTGGTTCGAAGAAAACAAATAA
- a CDS encoding dihydrofolate reductase family protein, with product MRNILLDLAVTLDGFIEGPEGEIDWCIMDDDMDFEGFLAGVDTIFYGRVSYDAWGNFQPDTQASPAEQRLWRAVHSMQKVVFTSQLRQDDRATFISSDLVGKVAEIKKQDGKDIWLYGGAGLITSFIRHGLIDRYRLSVHPVVLGRGKPLFKHLKERLGLKLIETRTFQSGVVQLIYEPA from the coding sequence ATGAGAAACATACTATTAGATCTGGCAGTAACGCTTGATGGATTCATCGAAGGGCCCGAAGGTGAAATCGACTGGTGTATCATGGACGATGACATGGACTTTGAAGGGTTTCTGGCAGGTGTCGACACCATATTTTATGGCAGGGTCAGCTACGATGCCTGGGGCAATTTTCAACCCGATACCCAGGCCAGTCCGGCAGAGCAACGGCTCTGGAGAGCGGTTCATTCAATGCAAAAGGTGGTATTTACGAGCCAGCTCAGGCAAGATGATCGAGCCACCTTCATCAGCTCCGATCTGGTCGGAAAGGTAGCAGAAATCAAAAAGCAAGATGGGAAAGATATCTGGCTCTATGGGGGCGCCGGCTTGATTACCTCGTTTATTCGGCACGGTCTCATAGACCGCTATAGACTCTCTGTACACCCCGTAGTGTTGGGAAGAGGAAAACCACTATTCAAACACCTGAAAGAACGCTTGGGCCTAAAATTGATCGAGACCAGGACCTTCCAATCAGGAGTGGTGCAGCTGATCTACGAACCTGCTTAG
- the arr gene encoding NAD(+)--rifampin ADP-ribosyltransferase yields MGDADKAQEHHALGASFQAKPSDKGPFYHGTKADLQVGDLLVAGNLSNYKTDLKMNHIYFTALANNAGLAAALANGEGRERVYIVEPSGVFENDPNVTDKKFPGNPTRSYRTEAPLKIVGEVADWGRQTPEEIQKWREKLANNKGEIIN; encoded by the coding sequence CTGGGCGACGCAGACAAAGCCCAGGAACATCATGCATTAGGGGCTTCATTTCAAGCCAAGCCCTCTGACAAAGGACCCTTTTACCACGGAACAAAAGCAGACCTGCAGGTAGGCGACTTGCTGGTAGCCGGAAACCTATCTAACTACAAGACCGACCTCAAAATGAATCACATCTATTTCACCGCCTTAGCGAATAATGCTGGACTGGCCGCTGCCCTGGCCAACGGTGAGGGACGTGAACGTGTGTACATCGTGGAGCCCTCCGGGGTTTTCGAAAATGACCCCAATGTGACCGACAAAAAATTTCCGGGGAACCCCACTCGCTCCTATCGCACGGAGGCACCGCTGAAGATCGTGGGTGAGGTAGCCGACTGGGGCAGACAAACACCAGAGGAGATCCAAAAATGGCGCGAAAAGCTGGCCAACAACAAGGGAGAAATTATTAATTGA
- a CDS encoding dihydrofolate reductase family protein, producing MSKVKVTAFSVSLDGFGAGSDQSMENPLGVGGEELHEWMFSTKRFQQMGGRDGGMEGIDNEFVEKSFENIGAWIMGRNMFGPIRGPWPNDEWKGWWGENPPYHVPVFVLTHHARPPVTMRGGTTFHFVTGGIEVALEKAREVAHGKDIRIGGGVSTIRQFLQAGLMDEMHLALSPILLGSGEPLFAGLDLPQLGFTDTQVTYGEKAAHAFLKKK from the coding sequence ATGAGCAAGGTTAAAGTAACAGCATTCTCGGTTTCATTGGACGGTTTTGGAGCCGGTTCTGATCAAAGTATGGAGAACCCCCTGGGTGTGGGTGGCGAGGAACTTCATGAATGGATGTTTTCTACCAAAAGGTTTCAGCAAATGGGCGGAAGAGACGGAGGTATGGAGGGAATAGACAATGAGTTTGTTGAAAAGTCATTTGAAAACATCGGTGCATGGATTATGGGACGCAATATGTTTGGCCCCATACGCGGCCCTTGGCCAAATGATGAATGGAAAGGCTGGTGGGGTGAGAATCCGCCATATCACGTTCCTGTGTTTGTTTTGACCCATCATGCAAGACCACCTGTCACCATGCGGGGAGGTACTACTTTTCATTTTGTGACCGGTGGTATAGAAGTCGCACTAGAAAAAGCCCGCGAGGTGGCTCATGGAAAAGACATCCGTATTGGCGGTGGGGTATCTACCATTCGTCAATTTCTGCAAGCCGGACTGATGGATGAAATGCACCTGGCCTTATCCCCCATCTTGCTTGGATCCGGCGAACCGCTTTTCGCAGGACTGGATCTACCCCAACTGGGATTTACGGATACTCAGGTCACCTATGGAGAAAAAGCGGCACATGCCTTTCTCAAGAAAAAATGA
- a CDS encoding MarR family winged helix-turn-helix transcriptional regulator, whose translation MPNETIIQIRKLSQLYAYSSTQMHEAIGRKAGLTGTDHKYLGFLIQKGRMTAGELTTLTGMTAGAVTGLIDRFEKKKLVKRRLDKNDRRKVFIEPNTANIVALLEPLYKDFQDSTDELFASFSDTEIKTLEAYFLKAIEIMNEKTSSLRSGITPD comes from the coding sequence ATGCCAAACGAAACCATTATTCAGATCAGAAAGTTGAGCCAACTATATGCATACTCCTCTACCCAGATGCACGAAGCAATAGGCCGAAAAGCCGGTCTCACGGGGACGGACCATAAGTACCTGGGTTTTCTGATCCAAAAGGGGCGAATGACAGCCGGTGAACTCACCACCCTGACTGGCATGACGGCCGGAGCGGTCACGGGGCTGATAGACCGGTTTGAAAAGAAAAAACTGGTAAAAAGACGACTGGACAAGAACGATCGGCGGAAGGTTTTCATCGAACCCAACACCGCAAATATTGTGGCGCTTTTAGAGCCTCTTTACAAGGATTTCCAGGACAGTACGGATGAGCTCTTTGCCTCATTTTCTGACACCGAAATCAAAACCCTTGAGGCCTATTTCCTGAAAGCTATCGAGATCATGAACGAAAAAACAAGTTCGCTGAGGTCAGGGATTACTCCCGATTAA
- a CDS encoding DoxX family protein — MKNTRPISKSRRWTARTMSGIAILFMLMDSIMKFIQPPTVVETTVALGFSEDQIYVLGILGLLSTLLYALPRTSVLGAVLLTAYWGGAMATHLRLDNPLFTHLLFPVYLAILAWGGIWLINEPLRELFPFHFQKVKKD, encoded by the coding sequence ATGAAAAACACAAGACCCATTTCAAAAAGTCGCCGCTGGACAGCACGAACCATGAGCGGAATCGCCATTTTGTTTATGCTGATGGACAGCATCATGAAATTTATTCAGCCACCTACGGTAGTCGAAACCACGGTCGCCCTAGGCTTTTCCGAGGATCAGATCTATGTGCTGGGTATTCTTGGACTCCTCTCTACCCTCCTGTACGCACTTCCCAGAACCTCCGTACTGGGAGCCGTATTGCTCACCGCCTACTGGGGTGGTGCCATGGCCACCCACCTGCGTTTGGATAACCCCTTGTTTACGCACCTCCTTTTTCCTGTCTATCTGGCCATCCTGGCCTGGGGTGGAATCTGGCTGATCAATGAGCCATTGCGGGAACTGTTTCCATTTCATTTCCAGAAAGTCAAAAAAGACTAA
- a CDS encoding VOC family protein, translated as MMVAIATYLTFNGNCREAMTFYQKCLGGQLRFQTVGESPLSEKMPESMKACIVHASLSNGVMKLMGSDMVPESGLLKGNSVSLSLTCSSTAELTRLYRKLSSGGLASHPPEQTRWGALFGELTDKFGNRWLLSCARHTSTGVISPS; from the coding sequence ATGATGGTTGCGATCGCTACTTACCTGACCTTCAACGGCAACTGCCGTGAGGCCATGACTTTTTATCAAAAGTGCCTGGGGGGACAATTGAGGTTTCAAACAGTGGGTGAATCCCCCTTATCAGAAAAGATGCCCGAGTCTATGAAGGCATGTATCGTGCATGCTTCACTTTCCAATGGCGTCATGAAGCTGATGGGTTCAGACATGGTGCCAGAGTCGGGGCTCCTAAAAGGCAATTCAGTCTCACTGTCCCTCACCTGCAGCAGTACAGCAGAGCTGACGCGGCTCTACCGAAAGCTGTCATCAGGGGGTCTGGCCAGTCATCCGCCAGAGCAGACCCGCTGGGGTGCCCTGTTTGGCGAACTCACGGATAAGTTTGGTAACCGCTGGCTCCTGAGCTGTGCCCGACACACCAGCACTGGAGTCATCAGCCCTTCATGA
- a CDS encoding dihydrofolate reductase family protein, with protein sequence MSTKVIFNISMSLDGYITSPDDDSSQLHSWYFGGDTPLPGTPFKVSKASAELIGKAMASVGTMVTGRRTFDVSQAWGGHPPLGVHHFVVTHQPVAEWTKADSPFTFITTGVEDAISQARASAGSKAVCISSASILQQALKAGLVDEIHIDLVHVLLGNGKPLFANTSQPKLECFRSVNGTGVTHLAFNVIR encoded by the coding sequence ATGTCTACAAAAGTAATTTTCAACATAAGCATGTCGCTGGATGGCTACATCACCAGCCCGGATGACGACTCCAGCCAACTGCACAGCTGGTACTTTGGTGGGGATACACCACTGCCCGGAACACCCTTCAAGGTCTCTAAGGCCAGTGCCGAACTGATAGGCAAAGCCATGGCATCTGTAGGGACGATGGTTACTGGCCGGAGGACATTCGATGTTTCCCAAGCATGGGGTGGGCATCCACCACTTGGCGTTCATCACTTCGTGGTAACGCACCAGCCCGTAGCTGAATGGACAAAAGCGGACTCCCCTTTTACGTTCATCACCACAGGCGTAGAAGATGCCATCAGCCAGGCAAGAGCCAGTGCCGGCTCAAAGGCCGTCTGCATTAGCTCCGCCAGTATCCTGCAGCAGGCCCTGAAGGCAGGGCTGGTGGATGAGATACACATTGACCTGGTGCATGTCCTGCTTGGTAACGGGAAGCCCTTGTTTGCCAACACCTCGCAACCAAAACTGGAGTGCTTTAGGTCGGTGAATGGTACGGGGGTTACTCACCTGGCCTTTAATGTGATCCGGTAA
- a CDS encoding SRPBCC domain-containing protein, whose protein sequence is MTTKTTITIHTSIKAPIEKVWQLWSNPADITKWCTASPDWHTTRAENDLRTGGKFLSRMEAKDGSFGFDFSGVYDLVKTHEQMDYTLDDGRKVNITFAMQGNETTITQTFEPESENPIDMQRDGWQSILDSFKRYAEAQKG, encoded by the coding sequence ATGACAACCAAAACAACAATTACGATCCACACCAGTATCAAAGCCCCTATAGAAAAGGTATGGCAACTGTGGAGCAATCCAGCTGACATCACCAAATGGTGTACCGCTTCGCCGGACTGGCACACCACAAGAGCCGAAAATGACTTGCGCACTGGTGGTAAATTTCTATCCAGGATGGAAGCCAAAGACGGCAGTTTCGGTTTCGACTTTAGCGGGGTGTATGACCTTGTAAAAACCCATGAGCAAATGGACTACACCCTGGACGATGGCCGGAAGGTAAACATCACCTTTGCAATGCAGGGAAACGAAACCACCATCACCCAAACCTTTGAACCTGAAAGCGAAAACCCCATAGACATGCAGAGAGATGGCTGGCAATCTATTCTGGACAGTTTTAAAAGATACGCAGAGGCTCAAAAGGGTTGA